One window of the Glycocaulis alkaliphilus genome contains the following:
- a CDS encoding M48 family metallopeptidase, translating into MQTRTIELDGHDVTYQVRHTGRRTIGLRIDADGLTITLPRRTPAIEADRVARDRAGWILPRLEKWSARARPDFTGMGGQTIGYLGRELEVVVEPHGRARTLISVHDDHLLVKTDERLDPSLRDATVLRAVKRWRADTALADYTPRIAHYAGALGLPAPQVKVRAQESRWGSCSSDGVIRMNTRLIAFPEDEIAYVCAHEACHLIEMNHSPRFYALLDRIMPDHKARRRSMRERTPPGHTF; encoded by the coding sequence ATGCAGACCCGTACAATCGAGCTGGACGGCCACGACGTCACCTATCAGGTGCGCCATACCGGGCGGCGAACGATCGGGCTGCGCATCGATGCCGATGGCCTGACCATCACCCTGCCCCGGCGCACACCCGCGATCGAAGCGGACCGGGTGGCGCGCGACCGGGCGGGATGGATACTGCCCCGGCTTGAAAAATGGAGTGCGCGCGCCCGGCCGGACTTTACCGGCATGGGCGGCCAGACAATCGGCTATCTGGGCCGCGAGCTGGAAGTCGTGGTCGAGCCGCACGGGCGCGCACGCACCCTCATCAGCGTTCATGACGATCACCTGCTGGTGAAAACCGATGAACGCCTCGATCCATCCTTGCGCGATGCCACCGTGCTGCGGGCGGTCAAGCGCTGGCGGGCCGATACTGCCCTTGCCGACTATACGCCGCGCATCGCGCACTATGCCGGAGCGCTCGGCCTGCCTGCCCCGCAAGTGAAGGTACGAGCGCAGGAATCACGCTGGGGCAGCTGTTCATCAGACGGCGTGATCCGCATGAATACGCGCCTGATCGCCTTCCCCGAGGACGAGATCGCCTATGTCTGCGCCCACGAGGCCTGCCACCTCATCGAGATGAACCATTCGCCGCGCTTTTATGCCCTGCTGGACCGGATCATGCCCGACCACAAGGCGCGCCGCCGGTCAATGCGCGAGCGTACCCCGCCCGGCCATACATTCTGA
- the rpsU gene encoding 30S ribosomal protein S21, with product MVQIVVRDNNVEQALKALKKKMQREGTFREMKRRNHYEKPSEKRARQKAEAIRRARKLARKRAQREGLLPRTATARR from the coding sequence ATCGTTCAGATCGTCGTGCGCGATAACAATGTCGAGCAAGCGCTCAAGGCATTGAAAAAGAAAATGCAGCGGGAAGGCACTTTCCGCGAGATGAAGCGCCGCAACCATTACGAAAAGCCGTCTGAAAAGCGCGCTCGCCAGAAGGCGGAGGCGATCCGCCGCGCCCGCAAGCTGGCCCGCAAGCGCGCCCAGCGCGAAGGCCTGCTGCCGCGTACGGCAACGGCCCGCCGCTAG
- a CDS encoding COQ9 family protein: protein MSTSNASDRPNRSHADAARARLLDAALPHIPFEGWSGSLLRIAARDAGMSDDEVALYCPDGVISLIVFWWREMDDAAQEAITAGESPAKIRERIRRAVVLRLEAGKGHEDALSRARARLLLPDGIATGAQLAWNTSDMIWRAIGDTSTDANWYSKRAILTGVWTSSLAIWLSESDPAKPDTLAFLDRRIANVMEFEKVKAKVNKQLASLPDFAAMAAKMRYGTR, encoded by the coding sequence ATGAGCACATCAAACGCCTCTGACCGCCCCAATCGTTCCCACGCGGATGCAGCCCGCGCCCGGCTGCTGGACGCTGCCCTGCCCCATATACCCTTCGAGGGCTGGTCAGGATCGCTCTTGCGCATCGCCGCGCGTGATGCCGGGATGAGCGATGACGAGGTGGCGCTCTATTGCCCGGACGGCGTCATCAGCCTGATCGTGTTCTGGTGGCGGGAAATGGATGACGCCGCACAGGAAGCCATAACGGCGGGAGAATCACCGGCAAAGATCCGCGAGCGCATCCGCCGGGCGGTCGTGCTGCGTCTGGAAGCGGGCAAGGGCCATGAGGATGCGCTGTCGCGCGCCCGGGCCCGCCTGCTGCTGCCCGACGGTATCGCCACCGGCGCGCAGCTCGCCTGGAACACGTCCGACATGATCTGGCGGGCGATTGGCGATACCTCGACCGATGCCAACTGGTATTCCAAGCGGGCGATCCTGACCGGCGTATGGACGTCCAGCCTCGCCATCTGGCTGTCAGAGAGTGACCCGGCAAAGCCCGACACACTCGCCTTCCTCGACCGGCGCATCGCCAATGTGATGGAGTTCGAGAAGGTGAAGGCGAAGGTCAACAAGCAGCTTGCCAGCCTGCCGGACTTTGCCGCCATGGCGGCGAAAATGCGCTACGGGACGCGGTAG
- the rsmI gene encoding 16S rRNA (cytidine(1402)-2'-O)-methyltransferase, whose product MSASANLETPYDGPRLWLVGTPIGNLEDLAPRAARILSEVSVIACEDTRTTRRLLDLAGITPPRLIACHDHNEQSSAGGIVKLLEQGESVALVSDAGMPAISDPGYRVVRAVIEAGFEVSAVPGPSSVLTALAVSGLPTDRFTFLGFAPRKSGKRQRWLEPFKADPATLIIMESAQRLSETLADAAAVLGERQGAVAFELTKAFERVHRGTLIELAARYSEPPLGEAVIVIAGAVVVREKVNKYTPDGGKKK is encoded by the coding sequence ATGAGCGCGAGCGCCAATCTTGAAACGCCCTATGACGGCCCCCGGCTCTGGCTGGTGGGTACGCCTATTGGCAATCTGGAAGACTTAGCCCCCCGCGCGGCGCGCATCCTGTCAGAGGTCAGCGTCATTGCGTGCGAGGATACCCGCACGACGCGCCGCCTGCTGGATCTGGCCGGTATCACCCCGCCGCGCCTGATCGCCTGCCATGACCATAACGAGCAGAGCAGCGCAGGCGGTATCGTCAAATTGCTGGAGCAGGGCGAGAGCGTGGCGCTGGTCAGTGATGCGGGTATGCCTGCCATCTCCGATCCCGGCTACCGGGTGGTGCGCGCGGTCATCGAGGCCGGGTTCGAGGTCAGTGCGGTTCCGGGACCATCCTCGGTGCTCACCGCGCTGGCGGTGTCGGGCTTGCCGACCGACCGCTTCACTTTTCTGGGGTTCGCCCCGCGCAAGAGCGGTAAGCGCCAGCGCTGGCTGGAGCCGTTCAAGGCCGATCCGGCGACCCTCATCATCATGGAAAGCGCGCAGCGCCTCTCCGAGACGCTTGCTGACGCCGCCGCTGTCTTGGGCGAGCGGCAGGGCGCGGTGGCGTTTGAGCTGACCAAGGCGTTCGAGCGCGTCCATCGCGGCACGCTCATCGAACTGGCCGCGCGCTATTCCGAACCGCCGCTCGGCGAGGCGGTGATCGTCATAGCAGGCGCCGTGGTAGTGCGCGAGAAGGTCAATAAATACACGCCCGATGGGGGCAAGAAGAAATAG